The Elgaria multicarinata webbii isolate HBS135686 ecotype San Diego chromosome 11, rElgMul1.1.pri, whole genome shotgun sequence genome segment GTTCTATTGTGGTGTAAATGCCACTGCAATTACATCTGCATTGTTGCAAATCATCTATTTTAGAGGAATAATCAAGGTGAGCATAACAAAGGTGTAACTAAGTATAACACTATAATTAACACCCAAATACACATCCAAGTTGTAACATGCCTATATAGTAATATATAAAGTTGAATACGTCAATATAACAAAAATCACACATTACATGTACTGATCTAATGCATGAATACCACACATAACATGATACGACAGAATAATGCATGTAAACCCAGGCAATAAAATGATATATAGTATGTTAATTGATATAAGTGCCTCTGAGCCAAACCCATGAGGTAATCCAAGTATTCAGGTTATTCGTTCTTAAACACCCCTATATCATCAATGTGGATTGGTAAGCTGCTACAGGTAAAAGTCTTACATGTCACTGTGATAGAACCTGGTGGACTGAAAATACTATGGAAAAATGTAGATTCCGGAGATTTAACAACGTTTCAGATTCCTTCTTCAGTAACCATACTATATTTCTCAAAATAGTTCACTGAAAAGTTTGACTCGCCTTTCATATTCTGACCACAGGGTGGAGATCCTTCTTTTGTGTTCCTTCTGTGCCTTTCCTTTTTGTGGAAAGAGAGAGCATTCTCAGAGAGAGcatgggggcggcagaagaaaatgtcctctgggtaacagttgccagcttagggccttcctagatgaggccttagcgcgccttcagacccggtttccctgctgtgtgtccacatgaagcacaggggaatctggcggcaggccgcgctgaggcctggtctaatgcgccataagcgaattcgcttatggcgcgccttttcccaagctccagcctcaggccggggctgggggaagtgtagtgacttccgaggctttttgcggctactcgcttactcgtgagtagccgcgaaaagccgcagacctggcacagcgctcatacaagcactgtgcccatcggcccagggggggaaagaggggagggggaaggatggcagggtgggtggcaagggggggcgggtgaaatcgcgccgcgtgccgccacccgcccgagcaagcaggcgagcggcgcttgcccgggcaatgcctggcatggggcggcattgcccgggcaagcgccgctcgcctgcttgctcgggcagcggcggcgcgatctcacccgcccccccttgccacccaccctgccatactccccccccccccggtaaaaaaaacacacaaaaaaggacttaccagtctgccgtcttcgggccgcacccggcccctttaaaaaaataaataaatggtggacgccgcagggatccgacgtccctgcgcgtccgacgtctggaaccctgggcgaggcgcactaacgttagtgtgccttggccccgcctccctgccgggataacccggcaggtctagcaaagcccttagttgtggctgactggagtaaatccttcccagaggacttgagtgcaCGGGGCGGACtgtataggagaaggcgatccctgagtaacctggacccaaaccatgtaaggctttaaaggtaataaccaacatgttatacttcacccggaaactaaggGCCTTcttagacgaggccttagcgcgcattctgacccggcttccctgctgtgcgtccagatgacgcacaggggacgccacagacaggccgcgctgaggcctggtcttacctgccataagcgaagtcgcttatggcgcgccttttcccccagctccggcctcaggccggggctggggaaagtgtggagagttccatggcttttcgcggctcctcgcttacgaggagccgcgaaaagccacggacctggcacgatgcgctgtgcccatcgtgccagggggtgggtgatccgggggggggagatggcggagggcgacgaaggagacgacgaggggatggcagagggcgacgaaggagatggtgagggggggcggagggcgacgaaggagacgacgagtggatggcggagggcgacgaaggagacggcgagggggtgGATGGgatggattaaataaaaaaaaccccttaccttctccggtggcttcgggccccacatggcccctttttttaaaaaaaaacatggccgacactgcagggcttctgtcGTCCCTGcaggtcggccgtctaggaggctgggcagcgcgcgttaaacttagcgtgccgtagccccacctccctgccagcttatcccggcaggtctagcaaagccctaattggcagccagtgaagtgattttaaagtaggtaatatggtcacccttaggtgtaccgatgaccaacctggctgccatattttgaacaagttgaagtttctggactaggcacaaagatagccccatgtagagcacattgcaaaagTCAAGCCTCGAAGATAAATCTTGGAAGTGACACAGCTGgcttatcagccaaagctgatagtaggcactcctggcagtcacatctatctgagctgtcatttggagtgactgatccagaagcacctccaagctgcgaacacagtcttttagGGGAAGTGTAACCAcacccagaactggttgacacacctccaaacccacgTTAGGGCCCTCCATCTTGACTGGatccagcttcagtttgtttttcctcatccagcccattaccgcttctaagcattcattcagaggaggcacattatccttagctgacactgttgtcgaaggcatagagaaatatatttgggtgtcatcagcatactgatagcaccccacatCATgcctcccagtggtttcatgtagtgGTTtcatgtttatattgtattttatattatggttttatactgttgttttatactttgaattgttttaatttttgtgaaccacccagagagctccggctattgggtggtatagaaatgtaataaataaataaataaataaatgtcgatGTTGAACTgaattggggataggatggcaccttgtggtacaccatacatcagccccttctttgaggagcagctatccccaagcatcaccatctggaacctacccgagaggtaagaccggaaccactggagtgCAGTGCCCCAGTTTCCCAAACCCCTcaagcattccagaaggataccaaggtcgagggtatcgaaagctgctgagaggtccaaaagtggGTTTGAGGTTTGGGGTTAAgggttttaatggtttgagggtgagctAGAGGACACCCTAACTTTTCATAAGCCAACTCCAAATATAATCGAATCAAATCCACCTGCTTGGAAAGATATGAGATACCTGGAGGAagattgtcttaatgtgggttgagggttttaatggaattgttttatatgttattgtaaagtgcctcgatgccagaaatggtgaggcggtgctatagaaatgctttaaataaataaataaataaaagtgccaGCAGGGATACACTCCTCCTGCCAATACTcctgcggagatcatccactaaggtgacgaTAGCAGTcacaactccgtatcctgctctgaaccCAGTTTGAAAtgagtctagaaaatctgtaccatccaagactgcttggagatGGAAGAACTGAAATGTATAAATATTACAGAAGTGGAATTTATAAATACCTTCAGTTAGGAGAAAGAACGTACGGTATAAACACTGATTTGTATATTCCCTCTAATGAACATCTGTAAAAATACAACTCGTCaattttaatttgtgtttcatattcatttcttgttttctattgttattaataattattaaaggCAACTGGTCTAAAGTTAAGCATATAATTGTTGGAATATTTATCACATAAGGCTGCCTACTGGGTTGGTCCATTGTTTCAATTGCCCACTATGCTGACTGACAAAGATTCTCTAAGTTTTCTGATAGGAACCTTCCACAGCCATATCTggaacctcctgcatgcaaagcctagGTGCTACTGAGCAATAGCCTTTTTTGAGTCTTATGAATATCAATGGTCAATTTTTTCGGGCTTATCCTCCTTTGGAATGCATCTTCATTAGGTATTAAGTCTGAAGAAAAGGTTCTGTCCTGATTTCATGTCCTGTActtctttttcttgtctttttttggTTCCATTATTATGTAttctgatgatggtgatgatgatgatgatgatgatgatgatgatgcagtgcCTAGTAACATTAAAGGCTTAATTGCTACTTGCACAATAGCCTGATTAAAGCTTTTAAAGGGTTCATAGGATTGTCCATATGCCTCAAGTGGGGAAATATCATTATCCTTCTGTACCTCCTTATGAATTgttctttctttgctttgctaGCTCAACCAGTTTATAAGAAGCAACACATTCAATAACAGTGCTGGGGAACAAGTATCCTTTAACCAAAATGGAGAGTTAGAAGTGGGATTGGATGTTATCAACTGGCTCGTGTTCCCAAACCAGTCCTTTCTTAGAGCAAAAGTTGGACGGATAGAGGCTACGGCTTCCCAAGGATCTATGTTCACCATTGGTGAGGAAGCCATTATGTGGTCAAGCAGGTTTAACCAGGTagggaccaggctcctgtatccaTCAGTCAGTTCACCAATGCTGTAGAACTGTTTCACTGAAATGGCTCTGTCTCTAGCACCCTCATGAGTATAATAATTGAGGAGAAGGACATTGGGATCACAACTTTGGGGCCAGCCCAAATCCTCACCATGCTTGTAATGGTAGGGCataggcaatggaggctggtggctttgattacAGTGGGGTTGTGAAGTAGGTTCTGCaacttggataactcctttagagttctggctggttctgagagAAACACAGAGAGGATTCAAAGCCCCAGCAAAAGTAAGACAGACAGGCTGAAAGAgttagagtgagagagagagggagggagagagggagagggagagagagaacatacaGTTCTCTCAATGACAACTACCTAATTGCACATGTATTCAGTAGGTAACATATTGTAGAGGAGTTCCAAAATGTAAAGGAAACATCAACAAAACTTTATTGTCTTTCATGTGTGGACAGACactgcctctttctctctgcaaTGCCCACTGCCAATCAGGTTACACTAGGACCAAGGAGGAagggaagccattttgctgctatgattgcctTCCGTGTCCACTAGGAAAGATTTCCAACCAGACAGGTCAGTAATGTCACGTATACACTTCATCAGGCATCTTGATATTGGACCAGGTCAAGGCAACGTTTTTGGACCATGGACAcacttggcaatttgagaaactgtcctgggtaccatcacaaaatggctgccatgggaggcaaggCAAAGAACAAGTAGCCTGTCCAAAAGACTAGGTAAAAAGCAAATGTGGGGTTTGAGCACCAATACACCAAACAACTCATAGGAACTTACAGTTCTCAGcaacaacagattttttttttttgaaagaatcCCATCTGCCAATaagaaaaatgttattaaaaataaattggcagGGCAGGGCACAGGGCACCTTAGGAAATACCCCAAAAAATAATTATCTGGAAGTTGATTGGAAACCATGGATACCTCATATGCTATCCTTGCATTTGAGACTAGAGAAATTAATTTCCCCTGTATTGAAACCTGGCATCAGTTATTCACTTCCTCAGTTCACAATGAAATGGTAGAAGTAATGGTGTTTACTGATATGAGGGTACAGCCTGACATAACAACTGGTATGTTTTTGTGCTTCTGTTCAACATCTTCTTGTTCAAcatccagtcaaattttaaaatgttttaaaagattttaggattttaataatatagtggttttatgttttaatcagttttatgtattttatatttttgtattcaatgctgttccccgcctcggtccagaaggagaggcgggtaagaaattattattattattattattattattattatcatcatcatcgtcatcatcgtcatcacaGTAATAATGACAGAAATTATagctgttccccgcctcggtccagaaggagaggcgggtaagaaattattattattattattattattattattattattattattattattatcatcatcatcatcgtcatcacagTAATAATGACAGAAATTATAATTTTGACACCTTAGGGGGAGGTCATGACCCACTTCCCATTGAAAGGATGCTTTTGGAATGAGTTTTTACCAGGTTCCTATACCGAAATGAATTTGAACACAGACTGATCTCTGTATCAGAATTTAAGTTTTGCACTACTCTAAATATTGGTCTACCTAATTCCTGTTAACAATGAACTGTTCTGCACTTCTTGGACTAATGTGTGGATCAAAACTAGATTTTGCACTGCTCCATATACACTCATACAAAAATCCTATTcaaaaaaattaattgatctcACTTCTCAGAttaatgtgtggatcagaacaGACCTATGCACTGGATGTTATCCTTATTTAAATACCATACAGACAACTCTGGGCATATATATGGAAATGGAAAGGAACAGAATGAtagataaaacttttttttaatgttttaatcttttgcaaaCAGTACAGGGGGCTTTGGCTAGgctgtggtatagaaatgtaaataataataataacaataacaataatcatAATCACCAATGTGTGATTCCAAGCAAGGCACATCCAATGATAGCACTGAACTTCCATTAATGAATTGGGTCCACAAAGACCTGGATTATGCATTGAACATTCCTGAACATCAAAAACTGAAAATGTAGCGGTATGAGAAGTCtacaatttcccccaccccagccctatTTAAAGCCAACCTCTGTCATTCCAGGTTCTGTGGTATTAGAGATTGTTATTTTAGTTCAAATATTAGGGAGCTGTATATTCAAACCTGGGTTTTAATTTTCAGATATGGACGACTGCTTTCTATGTCCACGCGACCACTATCCGAACACGGAACAAGATTCGTGCATTCCAAAAGTGATCATTTTCTTGTCTTTTGAAGAACCTTTGGGGATCACTTTGGCCAGTTCTGCTCTTTGCTTTGATTTCATCACAGCTTTGGTGCTTGGCATCTTCATGAAGCACAAGGACACagccatagtcaaagccaacaaccggaacCTCACCctcattctcctcatctccctcctgctctccttcatTTCCGCTTTGCTGTTCATTGGCCGACCTGAGACAATGACTTGTCTCcttcgacaaactgcttttgccatcatcttctcagtggcagTTTCCTGTGTGCTGGCCAAAACCATCATTGtagttctggctttcatggccactaAGCCAGGGTCCAGAATGAGGAAATGGATTGGGAAAAGACTGGCATCTTCTATCATTCTTTCTTGCTTCCTTGTACAAGTCACTATTTGTACTGTGTGGCTGACAAcatctcccccattcccagatcTTGACATGCACTCAATGCCTGAAGTAATTGTACTGGAGTGTAATGAAGGGTCAACCATCATGTTCTATGGTGTCCTGGGATTTATGGGATTCCTGGCCGTTGTCAGCTTCACGGTGGCCTTCCTAGCCAGGAAGTTACCagacagttttaatgaagccaaatttatcaccttcagcatgttggtcttttgcagtgtttggttcaCTTTTGTTCCAGCCTATCTCAGTACAAAGGGAAAATACATGGTGGCAGTAGAGATTTTCTCCATTATAGCGTCTGGTGCTGGCTTGCTGGCTTGCGTCTTCTTCCCAAAATGTTATATTATCATAATGAGGCCCCAGTTGAACAACAAAGACCAGCTAAGAAGAAGGAATGATTGAAGAAGTCAATTAAAACTAATTTCTAACATCAGCCGGAAGTAATCATGTGATATTTaaacaatgaaagtggtatgaaagtggtatataataggcgggagccacactactgctttatagtggtactgaagtgaactgacaaatgttggggcccatgacacatctacaccaagcaggatataacactatcaaagccgtatatcatagaatcatagaatagcagagttggaaggggcctacaaggccatcgcgtccaaccccctgctcaatgcaggaatccatcctaaagcatccctgacagatggtatgtgtcaatgggccccaacagttgtcagtgcacttcaataccactacacatcagtcgtgtggctcctgccttttatatactgctttcataccactttcatagtggaatatcctgcttggtgtagatgagccctatgattcTCAGATACTTGGTCATTCCTCATTTGTGTGGTTGGCTGGGAAATGGAGTCTGGGTTTTGTTAGAAAGAAGATGGAGACAGGGATGGGGATGGAGGCAGAGAAGACAGATGGTGTCACAAGGCCAGCTACACTCTGATCAATGAGTGGAAGGAGACCAGGGCCTAAtctgcactaagcaggatattgcactatgaaagtggtatgaaagctttaTATAAATAGCAGGatccatgctactgctttatagtggtattgaagtgcactgacaagtgttggggcccattacacatacaatatactgctttcataccactttcatagtgttatatcctgcttggcgtagatgtgtcatgggccatagctagacctaagatttatccctggatcgtccatgggtcaaacctgtttatctaggtgacacacaggggatccagtgttcaggcaggggcgagccatggatgatcccaggataaaccttaggtctagctgtggccatggtctccaacagttgtctgtccacttctgtaccactataaagcagtagtgtggcttctgtgttttatatcctgttttcatattggtttctccgctgtggcaccccggttgtggaatgagctccccagagaggtccgcctggcgcctacactgtactcctttcgtcgccagctgaagacctttttattcactcagtattttaacacttaattttaacttaaatttaaattatactgttttaactctgtattttaaccttatatcaattttgctgagtggttttatcctggttgtgctttttatattgtattttgtatttgtatttttaacttgttggttgttttatgatgattttaatttttgtgaaccgcccagagagcttcggctattgggcggtataaaaatgtaataaataaataaataaataaataaattcataatgaaatatcctgcttggggtagattggTCCCGGATCTAACAGGGTGCCTGattctggttgcccttctctTCCAATGACTTTACTGCTGCCACCAGGTGGaattcttcttccccttcccctcacaacaactctgtgaggtagaataggctgagagtcagagactgGTCCAAAGTTACCCAATGAGTTACATGCCAaaggggaatagaacccagatctccccagtcctagttcagcactctgaccactacaccacattggctcccaCCAGAGAGGTGAAACAATTAGTATACATCTGCCTGAACATTAGATGCACATCGTCAACATTGTTTAGGCTGCAAATCAAGTGAGTATCAGACAATTGTACCTATTTCTACATCGTTTCTTGCTAAAATATTGAACTGTTCTCTTACAATACTAAATACTTTGTGACCACCGAAGTTTCTATTTGGGTACTAAAGTATTGCAAgggggagagaaaacaaaaagacaaacaaataaaaaattgtAGGAATAAGCAATTTGTATCCTATCTCCAAATACAGAAATTACGATCACTTTCTTCCTTGGTAGCAGAATTCTTTCTTCCTCATACCTCATTTTTTCCtgagcaccttttttttttaacttccagTCATTAAATACCCCCTGTATACCTCTTGATGTCCCACTGAAAAGTTGATAATAAACATGTCTTCTTGTACAATGTCCCATGGGGGCTGTAATTACGAGTACATGATTATCTCAGTTCTAACTATCAATTGAACCATGATTACTTTCACTTATCTCTAAGTCTACAGAGAGCTGCAGTACCCAACATGATTCAAAACCAAAGTGCAGGATTCAATTAATATCTCATACACCAATCCAAGCTGCAGCTAGATATTACCAGGACTCTGACAGTTTGGTCGATGGTAATTTTCACTGCACAGTCTGAGCTGCATACCAACCATACGACCATTTAAACCCTGCTGTTCTATTCAGCAAAGGACTCAGTGAAGGATAATGGCAGGATGGGTGGACTGGTTCAGAGCAGACATTGTTTCATTCAAGACAGTGGTATTTGTGGCACTGATATTCCTGTACTTGCCGCAGGTGGTGTGTAAGATTCCTGATCTTAAATGCATCATCAGTGACCCTCTTCCTATTCTTCACAAGCATTATCAGTCAGGAGACTTTATCGTTGGTGGCGTTATGTCTCAGATCTACATATTTTCTTCTCTGGTGACCTTTAAAGGACTTCCCTCCACTGACCTctttgatgacattgtgtaaggtgtttttgttgttttttgttaatTTGACTGTTTTAAACACAGACACATTATGCATACATTTAAATCAGTTTTTCAGGGATGTCTGTCCATAGATTAGTGTTAGCTTCAGTGGAGGAGTGAGTGATTACTATTGCATCTTACTCTTTCCCACCTCTCCTCtttctttatcatcatcatcatcatcatcatcatcatcatcatcatcattttttctttcctttcagcAGTAGCAGCCAATTCTTCTTCAAGTATGTTGATTCATTAAGAAATTGTTGGCTGGAGGGAACAAATCCTCTGTTGGGGTTGAAAAGTAGTCCAACTTCCAACCTACTTATTTGAAAGAACACTAGGGATGAAAAGAAATATTTAATTTAGGCCACATTGGTATTTTGGTAAGCATAGTTTTTgtctttatggctttttaaagtcgtcatcatcatcatcatcatcatcatcatcatcacaatgtAAGTATCATTGTGCAGCTCtgggagagagaatgaaaatgTAGAGGGAGGCCCATCTTAGTTGTGATATGGGTTAAAATGATACACTCATTCTGGAATTGGTTGATATCACTACTCAAAAGTTGAGGCTAAATCAAACTTCAATTTCAAACATAAACAATGAAGATGAGACAGATTTGACAGATACTGCCACCTCTTCTCCTAACTAATTCTTAAAGGAAATCTTAAGGTAAAATTAACTTCTATCCAAATATCTGATTCCTCTAGGGTAGGGCTGGGCAAACCTGGACATTTCTGCTGCCTcactatacatttatttattaatacatttgtatcctgcctcttATCAcggggatctcagggtggtgtacaaataaaatcagaacaatataaacataaataatttacacagataaaaatgcattaaattgttcacaaactaaaaccagtaaaaacattttttaaagc includes the following:
- the LOC134405764 gene encoding vomeronasal type-2 receptor 26-like, which produces MGCKIPNIKCSISDPLPVLHKYYQSGDLIIAGILSQIYILSKPITFSKLPSNELFEDMIHFSPSWTYRASLELFSTKGRFVPNYKCDIQSNPVAVIGGHNSEVCLHMATILCIYKIPQLLYGSTPEINNKNQAVFNHQMLPNVDIQNYGILQLLLHFGWTWIGIMTMSNDNGERFVHNMVPMFSQRGICLDFIEKFPVVTFSSDITDMVTEGIETQNVVLRSTANVVLVNGEIEIIIGLRMFPAFSQYDDIRMKKVWVLTFQIDFTSLPFQRSWDIEFLHGALSFTIHSKEVLGFKKFLQMRNPTLEKEDGFIRVFWEEAFECSFPNSIIGQEVETICTGEEKLETLPTSVFEMSLTGHSYSIYNAVYAVAHALHAMHSYKSKHRAIADERRLKLLHEEPWKLNQFIRSNTFNNSAGEQVSFNQNGELEVGLDVINWLVFPNQSFLRAKVGRIEATASQGSMFTIGEEAIMWSSRFNQTLPLSLCNAHCQSGYTRTKEEGKPFCCYDCLPCPLGKISNQTDMDDCFLCPRDHYPNTEQDSCIPKVIIFLSFEEPLGITLASSALCFDFITALVLGIFMKHKDTAIVKANNRNLTLILLISLLLSFISALLFIGRPETMTCLLRQTAFAIIFSVAVSCVLAKTIIVVLAFMATKPGSRMRKWIGKRLASSIILSCFLVQVTICTVWLTTSPPFPDLDMHSMPEVIVLECNEGSTIMFYGVLGFMGFLAVVSFTVAFLARKLPDSFNEAKFITFSMLVFCSVWFTFVPAYLSTKGKYMVAVEIFSIIASGAGLLACVFFPKCYIIIMRPQLNNKDQLRRRND